The Pseudogulbenkiania sp. MAI-1 sequence GAAAAAGGGCTTGCACTTGGCAAGCCCTATGTCTCCCGTCGGGCGGGATTACATGCGCGCGATCATCGCGTCGCCGAAGGCGGAGCAGCTCACTTCGGTGGCGCCGTCCATCAGGCGGGCGAAGTCGTAGGTCACCTGCTTGTCGGCGATGGCGGCTTCCATCGACTTGATCACCAGGTCGGCGGCTTCTTTCCAGCCCAGGTGGCGCAGCATCATTTCGGCAGACAGGATCAGCGAACCCGGATTCACCTTGTCCTGGCCGGCGTACTTCGGCGCGGTGCCATGGGTGGCTTCGAAGCAGGCGTACTGGTCGGAGATGTTGGCACCGGGGGCGATGCCGATGCCTCCGACCTGGGCGGCCAGTGCGTCGGAGATGTAGTCGCCGTTCAGGTTCAGCGTGGCTACCACGTCGTATTCGGCCGGACGCAGCAGGATCTGCTGCAGGAAGGCGTCGGCGATGGCGTCCTTGACGATGATCTCGCGACCGGTGTTCGGGTTGGTGAACTTGCACCACGGGCCGCCGTCGATCAGCTCGGCGCCGAATTCTTCCTGGGCGAGCTTATAGGCGGTATCACGGAACAGGCCTTCCGTGAACTTCATGATGTTGCCCTTGTGGACAATGGTCACCGACTTGCGATCGTTGTCGATGGCGTACTTGATCGCGGCGCGCACCAGGCGCTGGGTGCCTTCGATGGAAACGGGCTTGATGCCGATGCCGGAGGTTTCCGGGAAGCGGATCTTCTTGACGCCCATTTCATCTTGCAGGAACTTGATGACTTTCCGGGCGCCTTCGGACTGGGCGCTCCATTCGATGCCGGCGTAGATGTCTTCGGTGTTTTCGCGGAAGATCACCATGTTCACCAGTTCCGGGTGCTTCAGCGGCGACGGCACGCCCTGGAAGTACTGTATCGGGCGCACGCACTGGTACAGGTCCAGTTCCTGGCGCAGGGCCACGTTCAGCGAGCGGATGCCGCCGCCTACCGGCGTGGTCATCGGGCCCTTGATCGACACCGAATACTCTTTCAGCGCGTCGAAGGTTTCCTTCGGCAGCCATTCGTCCGGGCCGTACAGCTTGGTTGACTTCTCGCCGGCGTACACTTCCATCCAGTGAATCTTCTTCGCGCCGCCGTAGGCCTTGTCCACCGCGGCGTCGATGACCTTGATCATGACCGGGGTGATGTCGACGCCGATGCCGTCGCCTTCGATGAACGGGATGATGGGATTGTTCGGGATCGGCTGACCCGGGACGATTTTCTGGCCACCGACGGGAACCTTGATGTGGGATGCACTCATTGTTTCTCCTTCTCCTTCTGTGTTGACCTGTTGTCTACCATGTCCCGGTGCTGTCGCCGCTGTGCACTGCCGGTAGCAGTGCAGGCTACTCTTGATTGTTAGCTTGACGGAGATGCGCGCCGGGGCAACTACCGATTTCCCGATGTACGCTGCTGCGCTTATTGTAGCCGAGCGCACGCTTGGTGGAACATGATTGTCCTCAATTGGCCGGCATGAAAAAACGCCAGGAGGAACCCTGGCGTTCGGTCTTGGCAGAAGGCTCGCGAAGCGAGCTTCCCGGTCATGGCGCTCAGGCGCGTGCGGCGGCCAGCGCGGCGTTGAAGGTGGCGCTCGGGCGCATCACCGCATTGCACTTCTCGGCGTCGGCGAGGTAGTAGCCGCCGATGTCGGCCGGCTTGCCCTGTACGGCCTTCAGCTCGTCGACGATCTTCTGCTCGTTGGCGGTCAGCGCTTTGGCGAGCGGCGCGAAGTGGGCCTGCAGTTCCTTGTCGTCGGTCTGCTCGGCCAGCGCCTGCGCCCAGTACTGCGCGAGGTAGAACTGGCTGCCGCGGTTGTCGAGTTCACCGGTACGGCGCGACGGCGACTTGTCGTTGTCGAGCAGCTTGCCGGTGGCCTCGTCCAGCGTCTTGGCGAGCAGCTTGGCCTTGGCGTTGCCGGTCTTGATGCCCAGCTCTTCCAGCGATACCGCCAGGGCCAGGAATTCGCCCAGCGAATCCCAGCGCAGGTGGTTTTCTTCGAGCAACTGCTGCACGTGCTTCGGTGCCGAGCCGCCGGCGCCGGTTTCGTACATGCCGCCGCCGGCCATCAGCGGAACGATGGACAGCATCTTGGCCGAGGTGCCCAGTTCCATGATCGGGAACAGGTCGGTCAGGTAGTCGCGCAGGATGTTGCCGGTCACCGAGATGGTGTCGAGGCCGCGGGCGACGCGCTCGAGGGTAAAACGCATCGCACGCACTTGCGACATGATGTGGATTTCGAGACCTGCGGTGTCGTGATCCTTCAGGTAGGTTTCGACCTTCTTGATCAGTTCGGCCTCGTGCGGACGGTACGGGTCGAGCCAGAACACGGCCGGCATGCCGGAGTTGCGGGCGCGGGTGACGGCCAGCTTGACCCAGTCGCGGATCGGGGCGTCCTTGACCTGGCACATGCGCCAGATGTCGCCGGCTTCCACGTTCTGGCTCAGCAGCACTTCGCCGGTGGCGAGGTCGACGATGTTGGCCACGCCGTCTTCCGGGATTTCGAAGGTCTTGTCGTGCGAGCCGTATTCTTCGGCCTTCTGCGCCATCAGGCCGACGTTCGGCACGGTGCCCATGGTGCGCGGGTCGAAGTTGCCGTGCCACTTGCAGAAGTTGATCATCTCCTGGTAGATGCGGGCGAAGGTCGATTCCGGCATCACGGCCTTGCAGTCGTACGGTTTGCCGTCGGCACCCCACATCTTGCCGCCGTTGCGGATCATGGCCGGCATGGAGGCGTCGACGATGATGTCGTTGGGCGAGTGGAAGTTGGTGATGCCCTTGGCGGAGTCCACCATGGCCAGACGCGGACGGTGTTCCTGGCAGGCGTGCAGGTCGCGGATGATTTCTTCACGCTTGGAGGCCGGCAGGGTCTCGATCTTTTCGTACAGGGTGGCCATGCCGTTGTTGACGTTGATGCCCAGCTCGTCGAACAGCTTGCCGTGCTTCTCGAAGGCTTCCTTGTAGTAGATCTTGACGCAGTGGCCGAACACGATCGGGTGCGACACCTTCATCATGGTGGCCTTGACGTGCAGCGAGAACAGGATGCCGGACTGGCGGCAGTCTTCCAGTTCCTTCTCGTAGAAGTCGCACAGCGCCTTCTTGCTCATGAACATCGAGTCGATGATCTCGCCTTCCTGCAGCGCGACCTTCGGTTTGAGCACGATGTTCTGGCCGCTCTTGGTGGTGAGTTCCATCTTCACGTCACGGGCGCGGTCGAGTGTCATCGACTTCTCGCCATGGTAGAAGTCGCCGTGATCCATGTGGGACACGTGGGTCTGGGACCACTGCTTCCATTCGCCCATGGAGTGCGGGTGCTTCTTGGCGTAGTTCTTGACGGCGGCCGGGGCGCGGCGGTCGGAGTTGCCTTCGCGCAACACCGGGTTCACGGCGGAGCCCAGGCACTTGGCGTAACGAGCCTTGATCGCCTTTTCTTCGTCGGTGGCCGGGTTTTCCGGGTAGTCGGGGAGGGCGTAGCCCTTGGCTTGCAGTTCCTTGATGCAGGCCATCAGCTGGGCCACGGAGGCGCTGATGTTGGGCAGCTTGATGATGTTGGTGTCCGGGTCCTGGGTGAGGCGGCCGAGTTCGGCCAGGGTGTCCGGGACCTTCTGTTCGTCGCTCAGATAGTCGGGAAACTCGGCCAGAACGCGCGCGGCCACCGAGATGTCAGCGGTATCGATATTGATGCCGGCCGGGCCGGTAAAGGTCTGGATGACCGGCAGGAAGGCGCTGGTTGCCAGCGCGGGCGCTTCGTCGGTGAGTGTGTAGATGATGGTCGGGCGTTCCGAAGGCATTACTCTATCTCCATGATTATTACGACGTCAGAGCGTAGCGCGGCCGGGCGGGTGAGGGTGCCGGCGCGATGAAAGGCAGCGGAAAGGCGGACGCCGTGCCGGGGTGCGGTGGTCGTCCGTAGACTCTCGGGGGCTTTTCAAAAGCGAATTATAGCGCTCTGTTCTGTTGCGTATCCGAACTTTGATGTCGCTTTTTGTACGGATTTGGTGTTCAAACGGCTGTTTGAATAGAAGTTGTCCCCTATTCGGCGCAAAATTGAAAATGCCGTTTTTCAAAAATAGCAGCAATTTTCATTAATTCGCGGCAATTTTCCGTTAAGAGGCATGGTTTTGCGCCGTGGACAAGGTGGGGCGCCCCGCGCGCGCCGGCTCGCCGGAATGTGAAAAAACGAAAACAGGGGTGTGCCGTCAGCTCACCCATCCGGGTGGCGCGGTCGGGTTCGAGTACGAACAGTCACTGCCCGGCACCTGCCGGGCTTGTTATCATTCGCGCATTCCTGTGTTTTTGCCGGTGTGCCGCCATGCCCCAACTGATCCTGTTCAACAAGCCTTACGGCGTGATTTGCCAGTTCTCGCAGCACGAGTTGCATCCCACGCTGAAAGACCATATCGACATTCCCGGGGTGTACCCGGCCGGGCGGCTGGATACCGACAGCGAGGGCTTGTTGCTGCTGACTGGCGATGGCGAGCTGCAGCATCGCATCAGCGACCCGCGCTGGAAGCAGCCCAAGACGTACTGGGTGCAAGTGGAGGGGACGCCGGCCGAGGAGCAACTCGAGGCGTTGCGCGCCGGGGTGAACCTCGGTGATTTCGTCACCCAGCCGGCCGAGGTGAGCCTGCTATCCGAGCCCCCGCAGCTGTGGGAACGCAAGCCGCCGGTGCGCTTTCGCAAGACGGTGCCCGACGCGTGGCTGGAGATCATCATCAGCGAGGGCAAAAACCGGCAGGTGCGGCGCATGACCGCCAAGGTGGGGTTGCCGACGCTGCGGCTGGTGCGCGTGGCGGTCGGACCGTGGCGGCTCGAGGGACTGCAGCCGGGTGAGTTCCGCCGGCTGGAGGTGTCGCTTGCCGATTTGCCGCGTGCGGGGCATGCTAAACCCGTCGGCAAGGCGCCCGTGCAGCAGCCGGGGCGGCAGGCCGCCGAACCGGCGCCTGGCCCCCGTCCGGCGCCGCGCTTCCGGTTTGCCAAGAAGTCCTAGTGCTTCTGTACGTTCGCCATGGCCGACAGACTGGTGACTCACGTCGGCCGCCCGAGGCGCGGCCTGCGCAGCAAAAGGCGAGCGTATGCAGATACCCGAGTACTACAACCCCGTCGCGCGTGATATCGCTCAGGCGCTGGTCGAGGGCTTCGACAAGCACTACCGCCTGTTCAGCGAGTGCAACCGCCAAGCCAAGCTGTTGTTCGAAGAGGGCGACTGGCAGGGGATTCAGCAGGCCATCCGCGACCGTATCCAGTTCTACGACGAGCGCGTCAGCGAGACGGTGGAGCGGCTGCATCGCGAGTTCCACGCCGAATTGCTGGACGACGAGATCTGGCAGCAGGCCAAGCTGTACTTCATCGGCCTGTTGACCAACCACAAGCAGCCGGAGTGCGCGGAGACGTTTTTCAATTCGGTGTTCACGCGCATTCTGCACCGCGATTATTTCAACAACGATTTCATCTTCGTGCGCCCGGCGATTTCCACCGAGTACATCGAGGCGGACCCGCCGTCCTACCGCAGCTATTACCCGCTGCACTACGGGCTGCGTTCGGTGCTGCGGCAGATCGTGCGCGATTTCGGCTGGCGGCGGCCTTTCGCCAGCCTGGCGCGCGACATCGGCTACGTGCTGCGCATGACGCACGACTACTTGCAAGGGCGCTGGCCGAAGCTCGAAGCCAATTTCCAGATCCAGGTGCTGTCCTCGGCGTTCTACCGCAACAAGACGGCCTACATCTTCGGCAAGGTGGTGAACGGCGGTTCCAGCTATCCCTTCGCGGTGCCGGTGCTGCACGACGCCGACGGCAAGCTCTACCTCGATACCGTGCTGCTCGAACCATGGCGCATCGGGGTGCTGTTCTCGTTCAGCCGGGCCTATTTCCTGGTGGACATGGCGGTACCCTCGGGCTACGTGCAGTTCCTGCGCTCGATGCTGCCGACCAAGAGCAAGGCCGAGCTCTATACCATGCTGGGCTTGCAGAAGCAGGGCAAGAACACCTTCTACCGCGACTTCATCCAGC is a genomic window containing:
- the icd gene encoding NADP-dependent isocitrate dehydrogenase encodes the protein MSASHIKVPVGGQKIVPGQPIPNNPIIPFIEGDGIGVDITPVMIKVIDAAVDKAYGGAKKIHWMEVYAGEKSTKLYGPDEWLPKETFDALKEYSVSIKGPMTTPVGGGIRSLNVALRQELDLYQCVRPIQYFQGVPSPLKHPELVNMVIFRENTEDIYAGIEWSAQSEGARKVIKFLQDEMGVKKIRFPETSGIGIKPVSIEGTQRLVRAAIKYAIDNDRKSVTIVHKGNIMKFTEGLFRDTAYKLAQEEFGAELIDGGPWCKFTNPNTGREIIVKDAIADAFLQQILLRPAEYDVVATLNLNGDYISDALAAQVGGIGIAPGANISDQYACFEATHGTAPKYAGQDKVNPGSLILSAEMMLRHLGWKEAADLVIKSMEAAIADKQVTYDFARLMDGATEVSCSAFGDAMIARM
- a CDS encoding NADP-dependent isocitrate dehydrogenase, which codes for MPSERPTIIYTLTDEAPALATSAFLPVIQTFTGPAGINIDTADISVAARVLAEFPDYLSDEQKVPDTLAELGRLTQDPDTNIIKLPNISASVAQLMACIKELQAKGYALPDYPENPATDEEKAIKARYAKCLGSAVNPVLREGNSDRRAPAAVKNYAKKHPHSMGEWKQWSQTHVSHMDHGDFYHGEKSMTLDRARDVKMELTTKSGQNIVLKPKVALQEGEIIDSMFMSKKALCDFYEKELEDCRQSGILFSLHVKATMMKVSHPIVFGHCVKIYYKEAFEKHGKLFDELGINVNNGMATLYEKIETLPASKREEIIRDLHACQEHRPRLAMVDSAKGITNFHSPNDIIVDASMPAMIRNGGKMWGADGKPYDCKAVMPESTFARIYQEMINFCKWHGNFDPRTMGTVPNVGLMAQKAEEYGSHDKTFEIPEDGVANIVDLATGEVLLSQNVEAGDIWRMCQVKDAPIRDWVKLAVTRARNSGMPAVFWLDPYRPHEAELIKKVETYLKDHDTAGLEIHIMSQVRAMRFTLERVARGLDTISVTGNILRDYLTDLFPIMELGTSAKMLSIVPLMAGGGMYETGAGGSAPKHVQQLLEENHLRWDSLGEFLALAVSLEELGIKTGNAKAKLLAKTLDEATGKLLDNDKSPSRRTGELDNRGSQFYLAQYWAQALAEQTDDKELQAHFAPLAKALTANEQKIVDELKAVQGKPADIGGYYLADAEKCNAVMRPSATFNAALAAARA
- a CDS encoding rRNA large subunit pseudouridine synthase E — encoded protein: MPQLILFNKPYGVICQFSQHELHPTLKDHIDIPGVYPAGRLDTDSEGLLLLTGDGELQHRISDPRWKQPKTYWVQVEGTPAEEQLEALRAGVNLGDFVTQPAEVSLLSEPPQLWERKPPVRFRKTVPDAWLEIIISEGKNRQVRRMTAKVGLPTLRLVRVAVGPWRLEGLQPGEFRRLEVSLADLPRAGHAKPVGKAPVQQPGRQAAEPAPGPRPAPRFRFAKKS
- the aceK gene encoding bifunctional isocitrate dehydrogenase kinase/phosphatase, whose translation is MQIPEYYNPVARDIAQALVEGFDKHYRLFSECNRQAKLLFEEGDWQGIQQAIRDRIQFYDERVSETVERLHREFHAELLDDEIWQQAKLYFIGLLTNHKQPECAETFFNSVFTRILHRDYFNNDFIFVRPAISTEYIEADPPSYRSYYPLHYGLRSVLRQIVRDFGWRRPFASLARDIGYVLRMTHDYLQGRWPKLEANFQIQVLSSAFYRNKTAYIFGKVVNGGSSYPFAVPVLHDADGKLYLDTVLLEPWRIGVLFSFSRAYFLVDMAVPSGYVQFLRSMLPTKSKAELYTMLGLQKQGKNTFYRDFIQHLQHSNDQFIVAPGIRGLVMLVFTLPSFPYVFKLIKDVFGVTKEVDHDTVRAKYQLVKRHDRVGRMADTLEFSNVAFPKRRFTEELLHELRQQAPSQIEEDEQSIVIKHLYIERRMKPLNLYLQTASPEEKVEAVRDYGNAIRELASANIFPGDMLFKNFGMTRYGRVIFYDYDEIEYMTDCHFRRIPPAPNPEMEMSGEVWYPVAKGDVFPEEFATFLLGDAEVRKVFLRYHKDLLDAGFWQHKQQRIRDGYIDDFYPYPLEMRFVNRFAASYGRGRRARAEPTLAEPV